The following DNA comes from Brienomyrus brachyistius isolate T26 chromosome 16, BBRACH_0.4, whole genome shotgun sequence.
TTGCTGACTGGCGTGTTACTAAATGACATTTCATAACTCGATACAAAATGACAATGATTCTTTGAAAGAaaaatggaaagaaaaaaaaaaaaaaaaaaaaagagagagagagagagagagaggctaaCCTTTTCAGGTAGGCGTGCACGTTGTCATACCCGTGGTACTTCGCCAGGTAGACCAGGACGCCCGTAGCACAGCGACCCTCGCGGGCCCGACAGAAGCTGCAGTTGCATATACCCCTGCAGGGGGGGCACTGCCAGTCCTGGAACACAGCCCAGTTTCAATTAGCTTTTCCCTCTCAATGACACCACGTTGTGTCAAGACATCAGAGAGACGGGCCTTTTCACAGACTAAACCGGAGCCGAGTGAAGTTGCAGGACTCACCGGGTCCAGCAGGGCGTCGCGCACCTCCTCCCCATAGCGGTTGCGTAGGCACGGCCCGCAGAATTGACCTCGGACCCCGAAGCACTCGGGGTTGCGGCAGTTGGTCTTTGTGTCTGTGGTCTTTTGGCGGCACTGATGGCACGTGGAGCCCTGGAAAGCGCAGGGCCAGTTAGTAAATGGGCAACAGGAGACCGGGGCCGAAGGGGCAGCCAGCCATTGGACAGAGATCCCGGTGGCGGGGTGGAGCTGCGGCCACACTCACGGTGAAGCTGTTGTACACTTTGTCCCTGACGACGAAGCAGATGTTGTCCAGCTCCTCCTGGGTGACCTCGCTCACTGGCCGCACCACGTGGGGAATGGTCAGCGCCCCTTGGTAGCTGCGCCTTCGGGGCTCCCTCTGAAACACAGAGCGCGGTCAGCTGATGCATGGGTGACATGAGCCCTCCgttccaggtgaaggaactcagCCTGCTCAGGTGATGCGACCCACCTTTCATAAAATACTCGCGGCGGATCAACCAGCTGATCTTTTTATGAGCACTCTCGACAGCTGACAGTTGTCAGTAGGGGGCAGACTTTTGATGCCGTGTGGCGTGACAAATCCCAGCCCGACggcgccccctccccccgaaaGAAAGAACAAATAAGCATATGGTATAAGGCGAGGAGTAACCTCTCCCCTGCTCACCGGTTCATCATCCCCCTCATAGAAACGACTCCTGCGCACCAGACTGAACCGGTCCTCTGGGTCCTCAGAAGCTGGGCTAGGTGGTCCATCCACAGCAGAGCGAGAGCGCGTGTGCGGTCGGGAGACACGCTCCGGGTTCCTCCGGCAGGGCCCGGCACCCTCCAGAGATCGGCGTGGCATGCGGCGAGGCTGCGGGATGACCAAGTGCCACACACCAAGTAACCACAGGTTCCTACTCTAAGTATTCCACCCTTTAACGCACAGACTCCCAAGACACCGGCCACTCACCGAGTCCACTGACTGTGAGGAAGGCCTCGGGGGAAAGAGCCCGGGCACTTTATTCAGCTCCGCCATGAGCTTCGCCAGCTGAGGAGACAGAACCAGCACGAGAGTGAACACCCAGCACCCATCCTCCCTAAAGCCTGTTCTCCTGCCTGCTGCTGCACActcaccattgccttgttctcttTTATGTTAAGTGCTCGCTTATCCATGAAGTTCTCCCCCTCGTCCGAGTCGGACTCGGGCCCCCCGTGCTGCGGTGGGGGCTTTGCCGTGGGCTTCGGCTCGCTCGCCTTCCTGACGGGGAACTTCAGCGCCACCTTCAGGGTGTGCGAGCGCCTGCTCCTGCGCGGAGGCCCGGAAGCCTCAGAATCGGAGTCCACTTTCTAAAAGGAGCATGCAGAAACAGGTATTAAATTCGCCCTGGGAGACGCAGGGGATGCCATCTCATTGTGACTTGCAGGAGCGAAGatgcaaggaaaaaaaaaaaaaaaagaaatttcagGGACCCATCAAACTGAAAAGTCACCGTTATTAACAGACAAAGTGCATCTGCAAAATGTCTCCGGTGCATTTGCAGGCAAGGTCTCGTATTAATCAAGACAGCAGTTTTAGCTGACCTTTCAGTAATGGCATGCTATTACCTCAAGTTGCCATTTACaataatcatttttaaaattacttGAAGTGTTATTCAGCACCGAGGATCTTTCTTGTTGCATTTAATCTTTCGCCCTCCTCTGCCTGCGACCCTAACATATTTCGTTTAATGACTGGGAATTTACATCTTAATTGCAAAAGAGATACACTGACATTTCAGActaaaatacacaaaggaaaatGAAATTCCTCTGCTATAGTTTAGGACGCAAAGGATATTAAAGTAATGTGTGGGTCATTTAAACACCTGAATGAGCCTTTGTTCTGCCGGGAGCACCCACCATAGCCTCCATGGCGTTGTTGAACTCCCCCTCCTCAGACGCACTCTGTGCCTTGTCCTCCGCGGGGCCCCTGACCACCTGTGTCACCTTGGGCTGCTTTAAGGATTTCTTCTGCAAAGAGTTAAAAACTCTGCATCTCTACTTGCCCCTCCCATCAACAAAAGCCTACCCAATTAAGACTTTGCGGTAAAGTAATCCTTTAAGGCAGGCTATGAGACCATTACCTAGAACCTGTCATAGATGAGATCGGGCAGCCAACTGCTGACTACTTACGGTGTTGGCAAAGCCATCCGAACCAAAACTGTCACAACTGTCatcagaagaggaggaggaggaggaagacgaCTCCATCGGCACCAGGGCGACATTACGATAGCTGCGCAGACTCATCCTGGTATATGGTGACTGGGGGGTCAGACCACGCTGAACCAAAGCAAAGGGACAGTTAAACATCGACATGAACTGCAGACAGAGTGTAACTCAACATGCATTAGGGTTGTCAGGCAGCAAGATTCACAATGCGGCAGCCTGATGGCAGATCTTGCAGACTGGAAACCAAACATCCTGTCTGAATATCAGCCACACCTCATGCTCCTGAATTTAATCTACTTTAAGTTCCTTCAGGTGTCAGCTGTTTTTGAGCGCGCATGCAGAAAACTGGGGCGGTGTGAGCGATCGGATTAATGGTGATTATTAGGGCAGAAACGTTTGACCATCGTGGTAGCGTGAGTCTCCCTATACAATTAGGGCAAATCATGTTACACATGCACGTTTAAATGGACGGCGGAACGCGATCACTATGCACGTAGAAAAATGCAGGAAAAAAGCTGAACATTTCGTCGAAATGGGTAGGGAATTTTACAACTTAGCACCTTAATTACCCGTACTTTATCAAATAAAGCCGCATTGTGGACTATACCAAATTCAGTTAAGGGTACTGCTGCTCGTGGTCACAGACTTCGTGGGGCATTCCGAAAGTATTATACTTCGCTTTGCCAAATATATTAAAGTTTTATAATTTACAAGTTACAAGTGTCTGAAATACACATTTAAGAACAGAATCgaattattttaaatacttcaCAAAGCATGCAATACTGGGTTACTTAAAATAGTTCGTGCAAATTTATAATAGAAATTAGATTACTTTGACCTCATTGTTCGCAAGTGCGAATACCGTAATCATTTCTGACAGCTACTTGCAAATATAAGTTGTTTGCAACTCGAGGATAAAGTACCATTAGTGAGCAATCACAAAAATATACACACGAGTATATTTACATTACCTTCGTGCGAGATGGACgcatgtttttttatgtttgtagTTCAGTATTTCTTTATTGCTTCTCTTTCTCGGAGGGGCGAGCTGCTGGTAGTATAGCTTTGCACAAAGTAACTCCGCGCCACTAGCAGCAGTAAATCGCGTGCACAGATTTCCCGCGCCGACAGTCCTTAcagatacatatacatacacacaattttttttatacaaaccttgtcaaataaaaaaactttCCGTACATTATACTCACAAAGAAGAATATTAAGTTATATATGTATGCCTTTAAACCCGTtttgctgttttttatttttaaacatcgTTCTCGTATTACATACTTTCATTTTATAGGCACTCTATCGTGGCGCCAAATTCTACTTTTTTGGGGCGTGGAGAAATTGCTTCAATAGAGTTTGGATTTAAAGGTATTAGGGCGGAATTCTATGTATTAATAATGACTGCTTGAGCTGTAACAGCAAATTATTAGTTATTTCCACAATATATTACACACATGCCATGGTgttgtttttctaaatacaatATAGACTTTACAACACAGTGAACCTTACGAATGCATCCGCCTTTTTTGTTGAAAGCCCTAGACTAACACGCTGTTAGTCAAGAACACATTAAGCTTTCTGAGCTATAATTAGCTCGTAGGCTGAACAAGTGTAaacaaggacagtcactgcatgcAAGCTAAATGCGTTTCAACTGATAGAATTGGACCTTTTCAACATGTTAAACGTGGAATGACAATGAGTACATAGAGCGGTAAGAGGAATTCGGTTTCAATCCTTAATAAATCTTTTATAAATACTGCACAAATACAGTATTGAAGTCGTGCTCTTGCTGCCTTTTTAAGAACACAATTCCAGAGTCCTTAATCAAAGAGCGAAAAAACGATGGCGTTACACAGTTACATATCTCCAAAGTACCCCTAGAGGTAATTTTCCATGATTTCATATCCTGCGTGCGTTAAGAGGCGTCAGCGGGGTGTTACAAACGTCATATCGTAAAAAAAGACCTTTATGCGATTCTTGCAACATGATGCTTCACAAAGTTATTAATATAGGCAGTACCAGCTCAAGCCGATGTGGCGCCCTAGGCAAGCACCAGCACCGGCGCCCCACGTCCAAGGCAAAGTGAAATTAGCTGGCAATTCGGCGCCCAAGGCGGCCGCCCGTGTCGCCTATAGGATTGACCGGCCCTGAATGCAAATCGTTTTTCTCTTATTTGTTACCGGTTCGTCGTTGATTTCCCGTTTTTTTCACAGCCTCAGAATCAGCGTGTTATCAGCTGTACGGAACAATCTCTTATCAGACCCAAGGCGTGGGAGGGCTGATTCGTCGCGTTTTATTCACGGCCCTTCCTGCTCCATACTCTTCTCCAATTTTTGACGTCGGTAGGAGGGCTGAGTGTCGAGGTGGTGAGTCTTTCACCAACAGAGGTCCTTGTGTGTGATGCACTTGATGGAGCAGCCACTAAGGAATGATCCCAGCCAATTACATCCACCTTTGGCAGAAGAATGCTTGTTTACAGCACTGCTAGGGATGGAAGACAGTCCATTGTGATTTAAGCTGCTGAATAGATAAAAACACCTTATGTGACTTTGAAACTCAAGATTGTAAGCTGTTCATCCAACATCCAATCGTGCAACTGGACATTTACTATTGCAATATAGTAAAATGCAGCACAACACTTATTTTGGGAGATTTACTAAAACACTTGGGTCGCAATTTAAGATCCTTAACCCTCCAGAATACTAAGGTTTCTGCAGTGGTCCAGGAATAATCAACATACTCTTAGCTTGACTGCTGAAAATCCTCAGTAAAACACTCAGCTAAATAATTGCTCAAGAGTGACTGTCCTCTTTGACATTACGCATACATCACAGAGTTCACAGAGACAGGTTCATTACTTCGAAAGGTACAAGAAGTCAAAGTGGAAGTGGCAACAAGATCTTTAAAATTAGAAATAGCTAAGGGGGTGGAGGGTTACAATTATCTGACGTGTCAGCCATCAATTTCCATCTGCCAAAAACTAATTAATTCAGTTTTGAATAGAGAGAAATCCAATAGCCTCAAGGAAATGCCACAGAAATCCTCAATATCTTAcaatactgtgtttttttttgtaaaaaaaaaaaaaatagccatCTCAGTTGTAATTCATAACtataaaataaaagtacaattTTGAATCATAATCCTAATATTTTCCATGTCTTACAGTGAGTTTTACAATCATAACACACAAAATGTTTAAAGTGTTTAATGATATTTACTGAGCATAAATTCCAGCCTCCGATAAAAATAACGACAGCAGTTGCTTTGCAGAGAACAAACTTCAGAATAACTCCAGATTCATGAACTTAATAAGAAACCTCTCCATCCCACATCTTGTCTACTAACAAAGGCCTTTTTATATATCTTTTTCCCAGCTATAAATCCAAAGGTCACCACCTAACCACACTTGGTTCACGGTCCGGGTGAGTCTATTGTGTGTGGATCACAGTAAACGAGATCACAGGAGTGGCACTAAATACATTTCCTGTGAGGATTGAAGACCGGCTCCACGGTCCCGTGGGGCTCACAAAGGGAAACATCGGTGAGCCTCGGGCTCGGGGTGTACGCTAACGACTCCGCTTTGGCCCCCGACGAGCGGCACCGGGGACCGTGGTCCACACCAGTCTAATCACTCTGGCAGAAACAATGTCTGGTAATGATGCACAGGACCGGAGCACTTTTAATGACAATTCATACATAATTCAGCACCTTTCGCTTGGCAGTGTGGCGATACCCTCATTAGCGGGGGCCCTCGGTGCTGTGTCAGATGGTGGCCACACAATCGCAAGCCTTCATTTCGTCTTTGAGGAGTGCAGCTGCTTCCATGACACGGCCAGCAAAAGGGGgtgcaaaaaaacacaaaaaaaaacagcacgtcagtttgttttatttagtgcaaaaaaaaaaaaaaaaccttacagtttgtaaaaacaaGGCTGACACGGAACCTGACACCAGGCAGGGGAAAATAATTAGCTCTCATTTTCTCAGGGCCTTGTTTCCTTCTTCCCGCTGTGTTTCTACCCACTAAAACCACCACATGTCAGTGGAAATGGGAGGCAATTAGCAGGCTCATTTCAGCCCCGCCGAACGTACTGAAAAGAGACTATTTATGATGGGACAATGAACAGCTGAAAGATTAAATAACATTTgccttttaaaaagaaaatgactTCTGCCTAAATGGGCCATTTTTGATTATATTCAAACTGCAAGTGGAGGAGCAGTCGTTTGCCACCCTTTAAGACCCTAACAAAAGACCCGGAGCAAGTGGGAATGAATTTAAAGCGTTGCTTTAGATGAAAGgcccttttttccccccatctctctctctctctctctctctcttttttttaagagCAATACATGCCTTGTTATGAAAGAAACACACTTAGCATGATAGTGGTCAATATGTGAGAAAGTGGCTGATACGGGATAATGATGAGTACTTTTACACAGTGAAATGAATATGGAAATTGGATATTTCCTAGATAAAACGCGCCGCCGACCTAGACATTGTTAAAACGCCAAGATTTTAATTAGCAGTGACAATAGTATATTTTAGAATGAGGATATCAACCTAGATGTGTTCAAAATAATTAACCAAGAGGAGATAAATCACTCCGAcctgggtggatggataaatctcACTTAAAAGAAGAAATAGATTGCATGGCATTAACACGGGGCATTATTTTTGCTGTATTTGATATATGACAGCAATTCCTTCAGCTGATTTAACCATAATTCTTACAGCTGTCCTCATAAAGGCTTTGAATCACGCCGCACTACAGGAGGACGACCTGACTTGGCCGTCCAGGGGTGTCACGGCAGCGGCTGCAGATCTGACCCTTACCTTCTCCCACGTATCTCCCTGCTCAGCCTGCAGGAGGGAGACCTTGATTTCCCAGGGAATGAGTGAAAAGCAGCAGTATATAAATCTCGTTTCGAAAACAGGCATTCAAGAAAAAAGCGTTCATAATAATATAACCATTCATATCAAAATTCAAATCACTTCTGCGAAAATAATGGTTATAATAAATTCTTTCTTGATGCATCTactattaaaaatatttttttctgaagaATGGGCCATATTTGCAGTCTGATCTTACCTTGTAATTCTATTTTAAATAGGAAAAAAGTTacaatgttttttaaaaaataatttcttctcttacTTCAGGTGAACGGACCAGTAGTTAATAGATCTGCATGCTAAGTAATGATGCTGTTGTTTTAATGTTATTGGGTCAGTCTGACTTTCAACCTTACTGTTGTCCTGTTCTTTTTGTTAGAGTCAGATTTTGCTGTCACCAGGAGAGTCACAGACAGCTTCATGTCACGTGCACTTTCTGGGCTTAAATCACGGGAGACACACGTGCATGCAAACGGCAAGAGACACGTTTGAATTGACTGTCTTTCATATGTGGGTGTTCCATGCAAGTGGGATGTGAGTTACTGGCAAGGTTTAGGACTGTTAAGAGTTCGGCTCTTGGTTTTAAATATATGCTAACAACATGAGTGTAaagaaacaaaatgcaagacccccccccccaaaaaaaaaaagactaaggAAAAGAATTACTGCAGGACCTTCTGAACGATATTTCATCCATTGCTGTTACATTAGCAATAGGCAACACTGGAAAATTAACAGAAAGCATGTTTAATTACTGCGATTACAACCAGCGGTATAAGGACACATTTATACATGataaaatgcatatatatatatttatttaaagtgCTTATGGATCAAAATAGCGCCTAATTTATTTCCCCTTTTCCAAAAAG
Coding sequences within:
- the cdca7a gene encoding cell division cycle-associated protein 7a, whose product is MRPSRTKRGLTPQSPYTRMSLRSYRNVALVPMESSSSSSSSSDDSCDSFGSDGFANTKKSLKQPKVTQVVRGPAEDKAQSASEEGEFNNAMEAMKVDSDSEASGPPRRSRRSHTLKVALKFPVRKASEPKPTAKPPPQHGGPESDSDEGENFMDKRALNIKENKAMLAKLMAELNKVPGLFPPRPSSQSVDSPRRMPRRSLEGAGPCRRNPERVSRPHTRSRSAVDGPPSPASEDPEDRFSLVRRSRFYEGDDEPREPRRRSYQGALTIPHVVRPVSEVTQEELDNICFVVRDKVYNSFTGSTCHQCRQKTTDTKTNCRNPECFGVRGQFCGPCLRNRYGEEVRDALLDPDWQCPPCRGICNCSFCRAREGRCATGVLVYLAKYHGYDNVHAYLKSLKRELEEENK